Sequence from the Paracoccus liaowanqingii genome:
GTGCCCGGCGCGCCCTTGATGCGCCCGTCCAGGTTGGGCGTGACCCACCCGCCGTAGAAATCGCCGGGCTGCGGCTGGACGCGCAGATCGCCGACCCAGGCCTCGTCCACCAGCCCGGCATAGAAGGCCAGATGGCCCGCCAGATCGGCAAAGCGCGCGGTGGGCCGGTCATAGGCCCAGGCCGCGCGGGGCGCCGTCACCCCGTCGGCGATCACGTCGTAATAGCGCGCGACCCCCTTCCATTCGCAGAAGCTGCTACCCGCCGCCGGGCGCAGGACGGCCTGCACATCCTCGGGCGGCAGGTAATAGCTGGGCGCGTGATGGGTTTCCAGCACGCGCAGGGCGCGCACCGTCTCGGCCACGACCGCGCCGCCGAGGCGGATCAGGATGCGCTGCGGCACCGGCTCCAGCGCCGGAAGGCGGGGATAGGACTGGACGTTCTCGCGCGGCAGCGGGGTCATGCGGCGCCCCCCGTGGCCAGCCGGACGATCACGACGCCCGCCACCCCGATATGCGCCAAGGTGATGACGACCGACAGCCCGTGCAGCGCCTTGAACCGGCCCTTGGCGCCGGTATCGGTGGCCTGGTTGATGGCGGGCATCAGGATCTGGCGCGTGGGCAGCACGGTCGCCGCGATCAGCGCCATCAGCCCCGCCGCAACCGGATCGACCGCGATCAGCAGCAGCACCCCCACCGCCGAGGCCGCCAGCACGAACAGGTAGAAGACCGGAAAGGCCCGCCGGATCGTCCGGCCCGCCAAGTCCGGGGGCAGCGCGGAAAACAGGAAGGCCGCGAAGCCCCCGGCAAACAGGACCATGCCCCCGAAGAGAAGCGCGGTGGTCAGAAGCGCGGCGGTCAGCATGTCGGATCTCCGATGCGGGAACGGACGGGGCCTTGGATCATGTCAGTCGCGGCGCGCGGGCGGCCGCCTGCGCTGCCGGTGCAGATGCCAGCGATAGATCAGCGGTGCCAGGACATGGTCATAGGCCGCCGATGCAGCCTGCCGGACCCCGGGCAGGCCCACGATCCGCGCCAGCCTGCGGTATCTGGGCATCTGCGCCCAGAGCACCAGGAACGCCGGAATGCCCGAGCTCAGTTGCCCGTCATGGAGCACGTAGAGCCGCCGCGCCGCCGTGTCGGCATCCAGCCCCCAGGCCTGCCGGGCGTCCGAGTTCAGGTCGTCGAAGCGGATCGGCAGCCCGTTCCGGTCGGCATAGCGGGCGTAATGCCGGATCTCGAAATCGCAGACGGGACAGGTGGCGTTGTAGAGGACCGAGGTGCGGGCGTCGTGTTCCATGCCTCAGAGAGTCGGGTTTTGTCGCGCGATCACCAGTAGGCGCCATGTCGCAGGGGATGGCGGGTGCGGGCGCGAATGCCGCAGGCCCCCCTCGGTCCTGCCGAAGGGGGCCTGCGGTCGAGCGTGCCGGGGAAAGGCGGGGGCAGGCGCCGGGTGCCCGCCCCCGACCGTCAGCGCATCGCGCCGACCGACCAGAACAGCGTCTCGCCCGAGCTGTCGTCGACGCCGTCATTGTCGGTGACGACCCAGCCCTGGCCCTCCGCGTCGATGGCAAAGCCCTCGACCTTGTCGACGACATAGCCGCCGGTGGCCTGCAGGTCGGGGATCAGGTCGCGGACCTCTTCCTTGGTGACCACGGGCAGGGTCTCGCCCAGGGCCACCGGGGCCAGGTCGGCCAGCGGCACGCGGAACAGCTTCTTCACCACGGCGGCGGCCCCGATCAGGTTGTCGCGCTCGATGACATAGGCCCAGTCCCCGTCGATGGTGATCTCGGACAGGCCCATCCAGCCCTCGCCCTTGGCTTCCAGCGGATAGGCGACCGCGCCCCATTCCTCGGCCTCGAGGTCATAGGAGACCAGCTTGACCTGCCCCTCGGGATCGTCGCCCCATTCGCGCTGAACGGCCATCCACAGCCGGTCGCCCTGCAGGGCGATGCCTTCGAAGCCGAAGCGGGTCTCGTGCGCCGGCAGTTCGGCGGGCAGGGCGATCTCGGTCTGGATCTCGCCGTCGGCATCGACATGATACAGCGCATGCGGGATCAGCCGGTCGCTGCGCCCTTCCGAGGCCAGCCAGAAGCCGCCCTCGCCATCGGGGGTGATCCCCTCCAGATCCAGCTTCTGCGCGGGATCGCCGTTGCGGGTGATCACGGTCTTGGCGGTGATGCGGGCCGGGGTCTGGGTGGCGTCGATCGCATAGATCGCGGGCTGCGCGCCATAGACGCTGTCCGAGATGGCGAACAGCTGGCCCGGCGCCTCGCCGGCGGCCAGACCCGACAGCGCGCCCCATCCGATCAGCTCTTCCGCGCCGGCCGAGGTCAGCATCGGATAGGTTGCCGGCCCCTCGCCCGCCTGGAACAGCATGACATGGGCGCGCGCGCCGCCATCCTCGCCCAGATCGGCCTCGTTGGCGGTGATCAGCAGGTTGCGCTCGGGCAGCGCCACGATGCCTTCGGGGCTGATCCCCGAGGGCAGCAGCTGCGACAGGCGCGGCGCGGCGGGGTCGGTCACGTCATAGACGCCGATGATCGATCCCCGCTCGGACACGACGAAGACATAGGGCGTGCCGTCGAAGGTCGCGACCTCGATGGATTCCGGCTCGACCCCCTTGGCGTCGGACCGGCGGTCGGGATAATGGCCCGCCTCGATCACCGCATGCTCGAAGCTGTTGCCCGAATCGTAGACGACCGTCCCGTCGCGGTGAAAGATCGTCCAGCCGCGCGAGCCGCCCTCGTAATCGCCCTCGTTCGCAGTGACGACGTGATCGGCATCAAGCCATTTCACGGCGTCGGGTTCGCGCGTCAGGTCGGCCAGCGTGTCGGTGAAGCTCAGCGCGCCATCGTCCAGGGCATCGACATCCTCGAGGCTGACCGTGCCCGCGCTGAAATGCGAGGCGACCGTGCCATCCGCGCCGATCACGACGATATGGTTGTTCTCCTGCAGGGTGACGACGATCTCGCCCGCCTCGTTGATGTCGACATATTCCGGCTCGGGATCCTCGGCCCCGATCTCGGCCATCCCGGTCATCTCGATGCGGCTCTGGCCGTCGCAATCCAGCTCGCCCTCGGTGACGGGCAGCTTGACGACATAGCCCGCGGGCATCTGCGGCAGGGCGCCGTCGTTCAGGTCCTCGTCGCGCTGGTTCTCGATCGCGACGGCCAGAAAGCTGCCGTCGAGCGCCTTGGCGACCGCGTCGGGCTGTCCGCCCAGATCGCAGGAGGACAGGACCTCGTGGCTCTCTAGATCCAGCACGCGCAGCTGGCCCGAGGGATCGGTGAAGGATTCCGAGGTGTCGACGCCCACGAAGACGCGCTGGCCGATGATCACCGCGGTGGTCGGCTCGCCGTCCATGGCGACATTGCCCAGGGGCCGGGGCGCGGTGGGATCGGTGATGTCCACGAAGCCCAGCACGCCCAGGGGGCTGTCGGAATAGACGACCGTGTTGCCGTCCTCCGAGGCCGAAATGATCTCGGCCGAGGTCGGGCGGGCGCGGTCCTCGCCCTCGGCCATGTTGTCCGGCGTCGCAAACGAGGCGATGCGGGTGAACACGGTCTCGGACAGGGCGGGCATGGCCGTCGCAAGCGCGATGGCCGAGGTCAGAAGAGCAAGCTTCGGCATAGTGGTGTCCCCTGTTGTCGGTCGGTGGCCATGTCTGACCGCGAAGCATGTCAGTCTTGCGACAGGAGGACGACGTTTTCGGGACAGGCGGGGGGGGACAGGCGCGGCGGGCCGTCCGACAGCGGAGGAACGGCACCCGGATCGCTCCGGGTGCCGCGGCAGAGTTATTCGGCGCAGGCCTGGATCGCGGCCAGGTCGGGGCCGTTGGGCGTGCGGCCCAGGTTAAAGGGGGCCGAGGCGTCGCGCCAGGTGGCGTAATCCGCCAGATAGCTCAGCTGGCTGGCATAGACCTTGGCCGAGAGCGGGTTCTCGCAGGCGACCTCGGTGATGGTCTCGTTGGCCAGCTGCTGCACGCGCTCCAGCGCGGCGTCGTCCAGGCGGGTGATCTCGGTCCCGGCCTCCTGGAACTGGGAATAGGCCTCGGTCGCGCGTCGCTCGGTGAAGGACAGCGACCACAGCATGGTCGCGTCGGCGGCGATCTGCAGGCGGTCCTGGGTCTCCTCGTCCAGCGCGTCCCAGGCCCCCTTGTTGATCATCACCCCGAAGACGGACGAGGACTGGTGCCAGCCCGGCGTCGACCAATAGCTGGTGACCTGCTGGAAGCCGCCCGAGAAATCGACGTTGGGGGTCGAGAATTCGGCCCCGTCGATCACGCCGCGTTCCAGCGACTGATAGATCTCGCCGCCCGCCATGCTGACCTGGTTGCCGCCCAGCTTCTCCAGCAGCTTGCCCTGTTCCAGACCGGACAGGCGCAGGCGCAGGCCTGCCAGATCCTCCAGCGTGCGGATCGGCTGGCTGGTGGTGCGGAAGCCGGATTCGTTGTTGGTCACGCCATAGGGCAGATAGACCATGCCGAAATTGCCATAGACCTCGTTGTACAGGTCTGCGCCGCCCCATTCCTGGATCCAGTTCACGTAATCGACGGCGTTGAACAGGCTGGCCGTGGTCGACAGGGGCGAGAAGGCGCTGTCGCGCCCGGCCCAATAGCCCGGCCAGTCGGCGCCCGCCTGGATGGTCCCGGATTCGACGGCGCCGAAGACCTCTCCGGCGGGGACCAGGCTGCCGCCCTCGTAGAACTCGATGGTCAGCTTGTCGTCGTCGACCAGCTTGTTGGCCAGGTCCACCCAGTACTTGTCGATCTCGATCAGCTCCAGGCTGGAGGGCCAGGTCGAGGTCATCGTCCAGTTCTGGGACAAGGCCGGGGTGGCGGCGGTGATCGCCAGGGCGGCGGCGGTCAGCAGATGGTTCATGGGGGTCTCCTCCTCGTGAAAAAAGCGGGCCGGTCAGCCGTAGAGCGCCAGAGGCAGCCAGGTGACCAAGGCAGG
This genomic interval carries:
- a CDS encoding DUF427 domain-containing protein, with the protein product MTPLPRENVQSYPRLPALEPVPQRILIRLGGAVVAETVRALRVLETHHAPSYYLPPEDVQAVLRPAAGSSFCEWKGVARYYDVIADGVTAPRAAWAYDRPTARFADLAGHLAFYAGLVDEAWVGDLRVQPQPGDFYGGWVTPNLDGRIKGAPGTRHW
- a CDS encoding DUF4149 domain-containing protein; translated protein: MLTAALLTTALLFGGMVLFAGGFAAFLFSALPPDLAGRTIRRAFPVFYLFVLAASAVGVLLLIAVDPVAAGLMALIAATVLPTRQILMPAINQATDTGAKGRFKALHGLSVVITLAHIGVAGVVIVRLATGGAA
- a CDS encoding thiol-disulfide oxidoreductase DCC family protein, with translation MEHDARTSVLYNATCPVCDFEIRHYARYADRNGLPIRFDDLNSDARQAWGLDADTAARRLYVLHDGQLSSGIPAFLVLWAQMPRYRRLARIVGLPGVRQAASAAYDHVLAPLIYRWHLHRQRRRPPARRD
- a CDS encoding esterase-like activity of phytase family protein produces the protein MPKLALLTSAIALATAMPALSETVFTRIASFATPDNMAEGEDRARPTSAEIISASEDGNTVVYSDSPLGVLGFVDITDPTAPRPLGNVAMDGEPTTAVIIGQRVFVGVDTSESFTDPSGQLRVLDLESHEVLSSCDLGGQPDAVAKALDGSFLAVAIENQRDEDLNDGALPQMPAGYVVKLPVTEGELDCDGQSRIEMTGMAEIGAEDPEPEYVDINEAGEIVVTLQENNHIVVIGADGTVASHFSAGTVSLEDVDALDDGALSFTDTLADLTREPDAVKWLDADHVVTANEGDYEGGSRGWTIFHRDGTVVYDSGNSFEHAVIEAGHYPDRRSDAKGVEPESIEVATFDGTPYVFVVSERGSIIGVYDVTDPAAPRLSQLLPSGISPEGIVALPERNLLITANEADLGEDGGARAHVMLFQAGEGPATYPMLTSAGAEELIGWGALSGLAAGEAPGQLFAISDSVYGAQPAIYAIDATQTPARITAKTVITRNGDPAQKLDLEGITPDGEGGFWLASEGRSDRLIPHALYHVDADGEIQTEIALPAELPAHETRFGFEGIALQGDRLWMAVQREWGDDPEGQVKLVSYDLEAEEWGAVAYPLEAKGEGWMGLSEITIDGDWAYVIERDNLIGAAAVVKKLFRVPLADLAPVALGETLPVVTKEEVRDLIPDLQATGGYVVDKVEGFAIDAEGQGWVVTDNDGVDDSSGETLFWSVGAMR
- the dctP gene encoding TRAP transporter substrate-binding protein DctP, whose product is MNHLLTAAALAITAATPALSQNWTMTSTWPSSLELIEIDKYWVDLANKLVDDDKLTIEFYEGGSLVPAGEVFGAVESGTIQAGADWPGYWAGRDSAFSPLSTTASLFNAVDYVNWIQEWGGADLYNEVYGNFGMVYLPYGVTNNESGFRTTSQPIRTLEDLAGLRLRLSGLEQGKLLEKLGGNQVSMAGGEIYQSLERGVIDGAEFSTPNVDFSGGFQQVTSYWSTPGWHQSSSVFGVMINKGAWDALDEETQDRLQIAADATMLWSLSFTERRATEAYSQFQEAGTEITRLDDAALERVQQLANETITEVACENPLSAKVYASQLSYLADYATWRDASAPFNLGRTPNGPDLAAIQACAE